The Nitrospirota bacterium nucleotide sequence AATATATTGGATTCATTGGCAGAAAGCGAGGCCCTGACTATCTTTATTGCAGCCAGATACCATCAAGAACTTAAGACTGAAACTGTTTCACGCTGGGATATGCGAGCAGTCACACGGTTTACCAGGACGAAGCTTGCGGGTATGCATATCGATATCCAGGATGTGCTTCTCTGGGATCGCATCGAGCAGATCAAGGATGATGACTGGATCAAAATGCTCAAAGACGACAGAGCAAAGATCACTATCGGCAGTCCCCTCAACTGTCCAGCCTCTGAGTACCTTATGGCCAGAATGGTCAATCTGACACCTTATCAAAAGGAGCCGTTAGATATAGATAAACCACTTCCGTTCTATTTTATTTTCCCGGACGAATCGGACTGCCCAAGCACATTTTTTATTCAGAAGAGTGAGGCGATTACATTATTACAGAAGAAGGTGAGAGAAATCGAATCGATAGCTGGGAATACGCAGGAAACAAAGGAATCGCTGACAAAGAAGATATTGGAAATAGAATCGTTGAAGGGAGATGACCGGGCAATAATAGTATCTCAAGATGTTTTCATCAGTACCCGTGTGGGAGCAAGTTATGCCCTCCTGGTTGCACAACGCCAGCCTCCTGTTGGACAGGTTGACATGAGCCTCTGTGGAACATATGGGTCAACAACTCTCGGACTTGCTAATGTTGTCACCAAGGGAGAAATTAATGCTGCATTGCTAAAATTCGATTCAAACAAAAAACAACCGCTACTGGTAGCCGTAATTGAAGTAATCACAGCGCCACGATCTACTGGTTCATATGGGCCACAGGAGGAAAACCGCAGGCTCGTCAGTGCAAGTGTCGTTCGTGCCCCAAGGTTTTTTAACTTTTCTGATGGGAGATGGGTTGAGAAATAAATGATGCTGGGGAGTGTCTTGATGCTGACAAGGCGATGGTCATGGCCTATGAATTCAGGATTTTTCCTGTGATAGATTTGTGATATACTTCTATTCAAGCAACAGAATTCATAGGAATAGGTAGAAACTATCGAGAACGCTTAACATCTGGTTAAACAAAACAAAACGGGGAAACCGGATGAACTTAAAGCCCTTTCAAAAAATGGTTGTTAAGAATTGCCAAGGCGAGGGTCGCGGGTTCAAATCCCGTTTCCCGCTCCAGTAAATCAAGAGGTTACAGCAACAGAAATCTTCGCTTTATCACCGACTGTAACCAAAATGTCACCAGACTTATCCAAGACCTCTACTCCATGCCGCAGAGATTCAGGATTATGATGTGCATATCTCATGGTCATAGTAATCGTCTTATGTCCCAATAATTCCTTGACAACATAGAGGTCTATCCCGTATTGTAGCAGACAATGCCCTTGTGGTATATAGGAGGTAATAATTTTTCAGGAGACCTGTTATGCCAGCAAGATACCGTTACACAATAGAAATTATTCCAGAAGAAGATGGCATTGGTTATTATGCTGTCGTCTCCTCATTGCCTGATTGTTTTTCTCAGGGCAAGACCATTGAGGAGGCAAAAAGGAATATCAAGGAGGCGATAGCACTGCATATAAAATCTCTTAAGAAGACAGGGGAACCCATACCCTCTGAATCAGCCGAAGCCTATAAAACCGTTATTGAGTGGCTGCTTGAGCCGCAAATTGCCAAGAATAACTGCCATTTGACTGTGAAAATTATGCTATACTAATGTCAAAAGATTATTTGGAGGTGATTGTATGAAAACAGCAGCAAAGAAGATAAACCCCGATGATTATATACTATTAGTGCTTTCGCCTGAAGAACGACTTGATGCTGCCTTTAAGATTGCAAAGGAGGCTTTCAAAAAAACTACTTTGACGATGAAGGATATTGACAATACAGTTAAGATAGTCAGGAGAAAGTCATACGGAAAAAAGAGATAGGGTAGTAATAGATACTGGCTTAATCATATTATATTCCCCAAGTTTCTACGCGTCTCACTCATCAAGATTTCGCAACTTCTTTGATTACACAATCCTGTGGGGATAAACCAATAAAGGAATTAAGGAAAGGAGGAGAAGATGGATTTTTGGGATAAGATCAGGAGAGATGTGCAGAAGGGTATTAAGGAAGGACTGAGTGCGGTGAAGGAGGGGGCTGCGGCAGCCAGGGAGAAGGCAGAGGAACTGACGGCAGAAGGCAAGAAGCGGTATAAGGTCTTTGATCTCAAGATGAGGGTTCAGAGAGAGATGTCGGAACTCGGCGGCAAGGTATATGATCTCAGTGCAAAGGTCAAAAACCCTCTGGCGGATAAGAAGGTGAAGGGAATTATTGGAAAGATCAAGAAGCTTGAAACCCGGATCATGAAAATCGAGGGCCGGGTTGAGAAAAAGGTAAAAAAGACGGGCAGGAAGGCCATAAAAAGATTGAAAGCCTGCTAGTCTTGAAACAGATTCCCATGACAAGGGAATAACTCTGCGGGATGCCAGTTTGACAAGGGAGAATGCCTATGAAAACGGTTATTGCAGTGATTATTTTAATTGCGGTTATTGGAGCGGGGGGATACTTTGGACTGCCTCTCCTGATCGGGAAAGAGATGGCTGATCTCAGGACGGAGGTCAGTACTCTTAAAGAAAAGGTGCAGAAAATCGAGGCCTTTGTTCAGAGTGAAGAAGAGATCCGTAAGGTTACACAACTGACCCCGGATTCTGACACCCGGAAAATAGTTAAAACTGTGAATGCTATTTCCATGAAACTTAACGCATTGGAAGAATCTTCAGGCAAAAGGATATCTGACGCAGATGACGCGATAAGGAAACAGAAGGCAGAAATGGATGCGGCGATGAAAAGTCAGACAGAGGCCTTGAACAAATT carries:
- a CDS encoding tyrosine-type recombinase/integrase; this encodes MITSYIPQGHCLLQYGIDLYVVKELLGHKTITMTMRYAHHNPESLRHGVEVLDKSGDILVTVGDKAKISVAVTS
- a CDS encoding type II toxin-antitoxin system HicB family antitoxin, giving the protein MPARYRYTIEIIPEEDGIGYYAVVSSLPDCFSQGKTIEEAKRNIKEAIALHIKSLKKTGEPIPSESAEAYKTVIEWLLEPQIAKNNCHLTVKIMLY